A window of Rubricoccus marinus contains these coding sequences:
- a CDS encoding ATP-dependent helicase — protein MRSFALSSVPPPEDGDPGPGGLFSPEAASGADEKRADELLEGLNPVQQEAVRASEGAVMIIAGPGSGKTRTLTHRIAYLIAARKAWPSQILALTFTNKAAREMRTRVTDLVGPDAKGMWMGTFHSVFSRVLRREADKIGFSRDFSIYDTDDQERLLRELMLRQGVDAKKYTPRSIRGRISSAKNQMMTPEAYAALANDPYMEVTARLYGPYNQRLRKANAMDFDDLLAWPIRLFEQHPDVLADYQRRWRYIHIDEYQDTNKAQYLLAKLLAAEHQNICVVGDDAQSIYAFRGADIGNILSFQNDYPEATTIRLEQNYRSTQKIVRFADAIIKGNTKQLDKKLWTENDEGEPVRLMEALSERDESQKIERTIRDLHVRGGIPWKQFAVLYRTNAQSRSMEESLRRGGIPYRMVGGTSFYQRKEIKDALAYLRLAVNPSDDASLLRVINTPTRGIGGKTVDGLRRYAAEHGLSLWQAAQEPSDAGLSSRAAGAVEKFAFLVARFASKAPHTPADELAREYIQETGLLQSLRDENTPESLVRLENIHELLNAVAEFAQADSDAPRTLSEFLQEVSLVSDVDRLGEEENRVTLMTLHASKGLEFKVVFVTGMEEGLFPLAKAAQDPTELEEERRLFYVGATRAEEILYLSYARTRYRYGESTSAVRSRFLDELDGDDLMRTESGARFAPRKDRFQLPDDDGAQGGYRVEYDADGGYSYESTPAQRRAAKSGYEQMDPHYYRTSLRPDAAKPARKKKASGGERSVEYEPGVAPEAAGSDVVPGVKVVHGTFGEGKVIAIEGKGERAAATVHFPRVGQKKLKLKFARLRVIG, from the coding sequence ATGCGCTCGTTCGCCCTTTCGTCCGTCCCCCCGCCCGAAGACGGCGACCCCGGCCCCGGCGGCCTGTTCTCGCCAGAGGCGGCCTCTGGCGCCGACGAAAAGCGGGCCGATGAGCTGCTGGAAGGGCTCAACCCGGTGCAGCAGGAGGCCGTCCGCGCAAGCGAAGGCGCGGTCATGATCATCGCCGGGCCGGGCTCGGGCAAGACGCGCACGCTCACGCACCGCATCGCGTACCTCATCGCCGCGCGGAAGGCGTGGCCCTCGCAGATCCTCGCGCTGACGTTCACCAACAAGGCCGCACGCGAGATGCGGACCCGCGTGACCGACCTCGTCGGGCCGGACGCAAAAGGCATGTGGATGGGCACCTTCCACAGCGTGTTCTCCCGCGTGCTCCGCCGCGAGGCCGACAAGATCGGCTTCTCGCGCGACTTCTCGATCTACGACACCGACGACCAGGAGCGCCTCTTGCGCGAGCTCATGCTGCGCCAGGGCGTCGACGCCAAGAAGTACACGCCGCGAAGCATCCGGGGGCGCATCTCCAGCGCCAAAAACCAGATGATGACGCCAGAGGCCTACGCGGCGCTCGCCAACGACCCGTACATGGAGGTCACGGCGCGCCTCTACGGGCCGTACAACCAGCGGCTCCGCAAGGCCAACGCGATGGACTTCGACGACCTGCTCGCGTGGCCCATCCGGCTGTTCGAGCAGCACCCGGACGTGCTCGCGGACTACCAGAGGCGCTGGCGGTACATCCACATCGACGAGTACCAGGACACCAACAAGGCGCAGTACCTCCTCGCGAAACTGCTCGCGGCCGAGCACCAGAACATCTGCGTCGTGGGCGACGACGCCCAGTCCATCTACGCCTTCCGAGGCGCCGATATCGGCAACATCCTCTCGTTCCAGAACGACTACCCGGAGGCGACGACCATCCGCCTGGAGCAGAACTACCGCAGCACGCAGAAAATCGTCCGCTTCGCCGACGCCATCATCAAGGGCAACACGAAGCAGTTGGACAAAAAGCTCTGGACCGAGAACGACGAGGGCGAGCCGGTCCGGCTCATGGAGGCGCTGAGCGAGCGCGACGAGTCGCAAAAGATCGAGCGCACCATCCGCGATCTCCACGTCCGGGGCGGGATTCCGTGGAAACAGTTCGCCGTCCTCTACCGCACGAACGCGCAGAGCCGCTCCATGGAGGAGTCGCTGCGCCGCGGCGGCATCCCCTACCGCATGGTGGGCGGCACGAGCTTCTACCAGCGCAAGGAGATCAAGGACGCGCTGGCATACCTCCGCCTGGCCGTCAACCCGTCAGACGACGCGAGCCTCTTGCGCGTGATCAACACGCCCACGCGCGGGATCGGCGGCAAGACCGTGGACGGGCTCCGGCGCTACGCCGCCGAGCACGGCCTCTCGCTGTGGCAGGCCGCGCAGGAGCCGTCGGATGCCGGGCTCAGCTCCCGCGCCGCCGGCGCCGTCGAGAAGTTCGCGTTCTTGGTCGCGCGCTTTGCGAGCAAAGCGCCGCACACGCCCGCCGACGAGCTCGCGCGGGAGTACATCCAGGAAACCGGCCTGCTCCAGTCCCTGCGCGACGAGAACACGCCCGAGAGCCTGGTCCGGCTGGAGAACATCCACGAGCTGCTCAACGCCGTCGCCGAGTTCGCGCAGGCCGACAGCGACGCGCCCCGCACGCTCAGCGAGTTCCTCCAAGAGGTCTCCCTCGTCTCCGACGTGGACCGGCTGGGCGAGGAGGAGAACCGCGTCACGCTGATGACGCTCCACGCGAGCAAAGGCCTGGAGTTCAAGGTCGTCTTCGTGACCGGCATGGAGGAGGGGCTGTTTCCTCTGGCGAAAGCCGCGCAGGACCCGACCGAACTGGAAGAGGAGCGGCGCCTGTTCTACGTCGGCGCCACGCGCGCCGAGGAGATCCTGTACCTCTCCTACGCCCGTACGCGCTACCGTTACGGAGAGTCCACGTCCGCCGTCCGCTCCCGCTTCCTGGACGAGCTAGACGGCGACGACCTCATGCGCACCGAGTCCGGCGCCCGCTTCGCGCCGCGCAAGGACCGCTTCCAACTGCCCGATGACGACGGTGCGCAGGGCGGCTACCGCGTGGAGTACGACGCCGACGGCGGCTACTCCTACGAGTCCACGCCCGCCCAGCGCCGGGCCGCCAAAAGCGGCTATGAGCAGATGGACCCGCACTACTACCGCACCAGCCTCCGGCCGGACGCCGCGAAGCCCGCGCGCAAGAAGAAGGCCTCTGGCGGCGAGCGCAGCGTGGAGTACGAGCCCGGCGTGGCGCCAGAGGCGGCCGGCAGCGACGTGGTCCCCGGCGTGAAGGTGGTCCACGGCACGTTCGGCGAGGGCAAGGTCATCGCCATCGAGGGCAAGGGCGAGCGCGCCGCTGCGACCGTCCACTTCCCGCGCGTGGGGCAGAAAAAGCTCAAGCTGAAGTTTGCACGCCTCCGCGTGATCGGGTAG
- a CDS encoding heavy metal-binding domain-containing protein, with product MPRFYAPVFLAALVFAGCSGPSVEVTPLAPETSELGGAIPVTTGDIDAPHEEIAILTVGSFDTTRELIAALRNAAREAGADAVVRVSFEAYGGGESGNLRRVATGTAVRYR from the coding sequence ATGCCCCGTTTCTACGCCCCCGTGTTTCTCGCCGCGCTCGTCTTCGCCGGGTGCAGCGGCCCTTCCGTCGAGGTGACGCCTCTGGCGCCGGAGACCTCGGAGCTCGGCGGAGCGATCCCCGTTACGACGGGAGACATCGACGCGCCACACGAGGAGATCGCGATCCTGACCGTCGGCTCGTTCGACACCACGCGGGAGCTGATCGCCGCTCTCCGCAACGCCGCGCGAGAGGCCGGGGCCGACGCCGTCGTCCGCGTCAGCTTCGAGGCGTACGGCGGCGGGGAATCCGGCAACCTCCGCCGCGTGGCAACGGGGACCGCCGTGCGGTACCGGTAG
- a CDS encoding AI-2E family transporter, producing MSLTSAAPLKTTLAFRRRARYVVALITAVVVGLLVLWATRQAVLLVFTGVSLGALFYYASEWLAERVGGARGLWLGVLVTLMLGAFGLAVILGAPNLLTQARGLLDAAPDVLSATERRLGLPDSALSIPKAFEGLTGRALGIFSSLAGIVTGVIVILVVAVYTAASPSTYTEGFVRLVDREHQAFVRRILHRMGRTLLGWTRGVGIAVTLLTIIGAIGLSVIGVPGALALAVFAGAMTAIPTFGPLVGWAPAVAVGFASGTTTGLWTLGLAVVAQQVEGSFITPKVQGRMVSVPPAAIIAAQIVLGSLAGFLGILLAVPVAGVALVLMQELYIGPFVEGEGADPETHEAPPEADAYGEASGDD from the coding sequence ATGTCCCTGACGTCCGCCGCGCCCCTGAAAACGACCCTCGCCTTCCGGCGCCGCGCGAGGTACGTCGTCGCGCTCATAACCGCCGTGGTGGTGGGCCTGCTGGTGCTGTGGGCGACGCGGCAGGCGGTCCTGCTCGTCTTTACAGGCGTCTCGCTCGGCGCGCTGTTCTACTACGCCAGCGAGTGGCTCGCGGAGCGCGTTGGCGGCGCCAGAGGCCTCTGGCTGGGTGTGCTGGTCACGCTGATGCTCGGCGCGTTCGGCCTCGCGGTGATCCTGGGGGCGCCCAACCTGCTGACACAGGCGCGCGGGCTTTTGGACGCTGCGCCCGACGTGCTGAGCGCTACCGAGCGGCGGCTCGGGTTGCCCGATAGCGCGCTCTCCATCCCCAAAGCGTTTGAGGGCCTGACCGGCCGCGCGCTGGGCATCTTTTCGAGCCTCGCGGGCATCGTGACCGGCGTGATCGTGATCCTGGTCGTCGCGGTGTATACCGCGGCGTCGCCTTCGACCTACACCGAGGGGTTCGTGCGGCTCGTGGACCGCGAGCACCAAGCGTTCGTGCGGCGGATTCTGCACCGCATGGGGCGCACGCTGCTCGGTTGGACGCGCGGCGTCGGCATCGCCGTCACGCTGCTGACGATCATCGGCGCCATCGGCCTGAGCGTGATCGGCGTGCCGGGCGCGCTGGCGCTGGCCGTTTTCGCCGGCGCCATGACGGCGATCCCCACGTTCGGCCCCCTTGTCGGCTGGGCCCCCGCCGTCGCCGTCGGCTTCGCCTCGGGCACGACGACCGGGCTGTGGACGCTCGGCCTTGCGGTGGTGGCGCAGCAGGTGGAAGGAAGCTTTATCACGCCCAAAGTCCAGGGCCGCATGGTCTCGGTCCCGCCAGCGGCCATCATCGCGGCGCAGATCGTGCTGGGCTCGCTCGCGGGCTTTCTCGGCATCTTGCTCGCCGTGCCCGTGGCGGGCGTGGCGCTCGTGCTGATGCAAGAGCTGTACATCGGCCCCTTTGTCGAGGGCGAAGGCGCGGACCCGGAGACGCACGAGGCGCCGCCAGAGGCAGACGCGTACGGCGAGGCCTCTGGCGACGACTAA
- the hpt gene encoding hypoxanthine phosphoribosyltransferase, whose translation MPVAAAPETVTCRDERFRLYLDEEAISNRIAELGAQIDEDYAETDTPPIFIGVLNGAYIFTADLMRAVTVDCEVDFYKLSSYGEAKVSSGTVTERKGIDADLEGRHVIVVEDIVDTGLSMRYVLDQISEKNPASLRSAALLRKPDALKVDAPVDYLGFDIDNLFVIGYGLDYGQIARNLPAVYILDEEEGE comes from the coding sequence ATGCCCGTCGCCGCCGCCCCCGAAACCGTCACCTGCCGTGACGAGCGCTTTCGGCTCTACCTCGACGAAGAGGCCATCTCGAACCGCATCGCGGAGCTGGGCGCCCAGATCGACGAGGACTACGCCGAGACGGACACGCCACCGATCTTTATCGGCGTGCTCAACGGCGCCTACATCTTCACCGCCGACCTCATGCGGGCCGTCACGGTGGATTGCGAGGTGGACTTCTACAAGCTCTCCAGCTATGGCGAGGCCAAGGTCTCCAGCGGAACCGTGACGGAGCGCAAAGGCATCGACGCTGATCTCGAAGGCCGCCACGTGATCGTCGTGGAGGACATCGTGGACACGGGCCTCTCCATGCGCTACGTGCTGGACCAGATCAGCGAGAAGAACCCGGCCTCGCTCCGCTCCGCAGCGCTGCTCCGCAAGCCGGACGCGCTCAAGGTGGACGCGCCGGTGGACTACCTCGGCTTCGACATCGACAACCTGTTCGTGATCGGCTACGGCCTGGATTACGGTCAGATCGCGCGCAACCTGCCGGCGGTCTACATCCTGGACGAAGAAGAGGGCGAGTAG
- the tilS gene encoding tRNA lysidine(34) synthetase TilS yields the protein MFRARFQSELDRLRASDGPVVVGVSGGVDSTVLWRSLHEAGVPTVAAHVDYGLREASGEDAAFVRALGAELGVPVHVREVTLGPGNRQALARGARYRFFREVAEGSGAQTVAVGHTADDQAETVLMNLIRGAGLSGLAGMADEGPLATAPEAGAAQKWSRGIRLVRPLLGFARREVEAEARARGWAWREDASNATDAYRRNRIRHHVLPLLEEEGGPKTVLRIAASAQAARRASGDAADRLARVGESRPDGGRVPLAALRALDGPDRLALLAEMMRAYAPQASIGRAMLEAIEKLLDAQAGTRAGVAPGTEVWRDRESLTVTRAQSAWLGASVRVGEAVETPYGTLALTPLAEVADAYDPDPNREVVDARAFAPEAPASRIAYPSTPLTLRLWCEGDRIRPLGMRGTKLVSDVLTDARVPSSERRQRLVLTSGETVLWVVGLRLAHEARLTPETEEAVEMTWAPNEHAPTA from the coding sequence GTGTTCCGCGCCCGCTTTCAGTCAGAACTAGATCGCCTTCGCGCCAGCGACGGCCCCGTCGTCGTCGGCGTCTCCGGCGGCGTGGACTCCACGGTTCTCTGGCGCTCGCTGCACGAAGCCGGCGTGCCGACCGTCGCGGCGCACGTCGATTACGGCCTGCGCGAGGCCTCTGGCGAAGACGCCGCGTTCGTGCGTGCGCTCGGCGCCGAACTCGGCGTGCCGGTCCACGTCCGCGAGGTGACGCTGGGACCGGGCAACCGGCAGGCCCTCGCCAGAGGCGCGCGGTACCGGTTTTTCCGCGAGGTGGCCGAAGGCTCGGGCGCCCAGACTGTCGCCGTGGGCCACACCGCCGACGACCAGGCGGAGACTGTTCTGATGAACCTCATCCGAGGCGCGGGCCTCTCTGGCCTCGCGGGCATGGCCGACGAGGGGCCTCTGGCGACGGCGCCAGAGGCGGGCGCGGCTCAGAAGTGGTCGCGCGGGATTCGGCTGGTCCGCCCGCTGCTCGGATTCGCGCGGCGCGAGGTGGAGGCCGAGGCGCGCGCCAGAGGATGGGCGTGGCGGGAGGACGCCAGCAACGCGACCGATGCCTACCGACGCAACCGCATCCGCCACCACGTGCTGCCATTGCTGGAGGAGGAGGGCGGCCCCAAGACCGTGCTCCGCATCGCTGCCTCGGCGCAGGCCGCCCGCCGCGCCTCTGGCGACGCCGCCGACCGCCTCGCGCGTGTGGGCGAGAGCCGCCCGGACGGTGGCCGCGTGCCGCTGGCGGCGCTCCGCGCGCTGGACGGCCCCGACCGCCTCGCGCTTCTCGCCGAGATGATGCGCGCCTACGCGCCCCAGGCCTCCATCGGCCGCGCGATGCTGGAGGCCATCGAGAAGCTCTTGGACGCCCAGGCGGGCACGCGCGCCGGGGTCGCGCCGGGAACGGAGGTGTGGCGGGACCGCGAGAGCTTGACGGTCACGCGCGCCCAGTCGGCGTGGCTCGGCGCTTCCGTCCGCGTCGGCGAGGCCGTCGAGACGCCGTACGGCACGCTCGCGCTCACGCCTCTGGCGGAGGTGGCGGATGCGTACGATCCCGACCCCAACCGCGAGGTGGTGGATGCGCGCGCGTTCGCGCCAGAGGCCCCCGCATCCCGTATCGCGTATCCCTCCACCCCTCTCACACTGCGCCTCTGGTGCGAGGGCGACCGGATCCGCCCGCTCGGCATGCGCGGCACCAAGCTCGTCTCCGACGTACTCACCGACGCCCGCGTGCCGTCGTCGGAGCGGCGCCAGAGGCTCGTGCTCACCTCTGGCGAGACGGTTCTCTGGGTCGTAGGGCTGCGGCTGGCGCACGAGGCGCGGCTTACGCCCGAGACCGAGGAGGCCGTGGAGATGACGTGGGCCCCGAACGAGCACGCGCCGACGGCGTGA
- a CDS encoding TrmH family RNA methyltransferase, with amino-acid sequence MSVSRFPLPATVTVDGAAYAPEAVLETLAPYVTEARMATIERVIAARTFSVLPVLERVHDPGNVNAVFRSAEGLGYGAAALVDLQGDAGALVEQYEDGADDASLASERPIRRRQSQGAHKWLHVETHATAAAFAESARARGYRIAVTALREDAVPIGDLDFSVPTAIVFGAEKDGASGAMLDLADEAVLLPLDGFVQSYNVSVAAALALYHARQDRIARLGAHGDLTPEERQLLTAHYVARGVPLAAPLLRQAAR; translated from the coding sequence GTGTCTGTCTCCCGCTTTCCGCTCCCCGCTACCGTCACCGTGGACGGCGCCGCCTACGCGCCAGAGGCCGTGCTGGAGACGCTCGCGCCGTACGTCACCGAGGCCCGCATGGCGACCATCGAGCGGGTGATCGCGGCTCGGACGTTCTCGGTCCTGCCCGTTCTGGAGCGCGTGCACGATCCGGGCAACGTCAACGCCGTGTTCCGCAGCGCCGAGGGGCTGGGCTACGGCGCCGCCGCGCTCGTGGACCTGCAGGGCGACGCCGGCGCGCTCGTGGAGCAGTACGAGGACGGCGCCGACGACGCCTCGCTCGCCAGCGAGCGCCCCATCCGGCGGCGTCAGAGCCAGGGCGCGCACAAGTGGCTCCACGTCGAAACGCACGCAACGGCCGCGGCCTTTGCCGAGAGCGCCCGCGCCAGAGGCTACCGCATCGCGGTTACCGCCCTGCGTGAGGACGCGGTGCCCATCGGAGACCTGGACTTCAGCGTGCCCACCGCGATCGTCTTCGGCGCGGAGAAGGACGGGGCCTCTGGCGCCATGCTGGACCTCGCAGACGAGGCCGTGCTGCTCCCGCTCGACGGGTTCGTGCAGAGCTACAACGTGTCCGTCGCCGCGGCGCTGGCGCTCTACCACGCGCGGCAGGACCGCATCGCGCGGCTGGGCGCCCACGGCGACCTCACGCCAGAGGAGCGGCAGCTCCTCACCGCGCACTACGTAGCGCGCGGGGTGCCTCTGGCGGCGCCGCTGCTGCGGCAGGCGGCGCGCTAG
- a CDS encoding S8 family serine peptidase — MPRLSSSPLRPVALWCALFCLCGLASAADAQTPDPAVARASPEVAAALGASGEARVMVMLDSPGYKQADPSDLAAVKREVAVLQRAVLGALGASGYTAHHQYETVPALALTLTSPEALAALAAHPSVLRIDLDVGGSGGLAESVARIRANERHAEGNAGSGVTVAVLDSGIDTDHPDFAGRVVDEACFLGYGASDGSGQCPDGRSRQRGAGSGEDDNGHGTHVAGIVASGGAVSAPGVAPGADLVIVKVLNGDNGFRFFSEIVAGLDYVSANPQLGVRLINMSLLTDAQFAGECDNATSYTMAGASVVNRLRERGVLAFASAGNNGSGTTMGAPACIRNVISVGATDDQDNVTGFSQSNATTDVFAPGDAIVSSYLNGGTTAISGTSMASPHAAGCAALLLESGDAVTPDDIEAFLESSRVRVTDGTNGLSFPRLDCAPAGLVASLSGAAGYRSLALPTGSTYDELLGRFWTQGFPGSDAPEAACSAYTFGEASGAVASGYACLPGQNAAFTRGRGVVAYIYADDDQNASGVQGGFPKLLSVSEPGAGAPFSAFPLSYGGQAGAPAHERGWNLLGNPLGEAVDWNRTVRTGLSPTVYVLDPNYHGGDWRTWTAGVGGDLPGGILPPFQGFFARAVAPAPALEVPLAAVVTGPRVYGATASGEPLPLRFEVRRGSEALTSAFVAVAPEAALGLDAADAPRLRPLAWPQVVLSTRAPGGALPLSLNALPPEAQGEIELPLEVAAKGFARVDLALTLAWSGALPEGWGAVLVDRQASTTTPLGSPGTYAFTLPPVELALKRAEAALGLDGGLQREETPATEPATTTGARFVLRVTPAPSTGTPQPAGASGAEIGLTRPNPASQRSAVRISLAYPERVRVSVFDALGREVVVAHDGELAPEATVALDLAPLAAGVYAVRIVGETFQAVRSLTVVR, encoded by the coding sequence ATGCCCCGCTTGTCCTCTTCCCCCTTGCGCCCGGTGGCGCTGTGGTGCGCGCTTTTCTGCCTCTGCGGCCTCGCCTCCGCCGCGGACGCTCAGACGCCCGATCCGGCGGTCGCCCGCGCTTCGCCGGAGGTCGCGGCGGCGCTCGGGGCCTCTGGCGAGGCGCGCGTCATGGTGATGCTGGACTCGCCGGGATACAAGCAGGCCGACCCGTCCGACCTCGCGGCGGTCAAGCGCGAGGTTGCCGTGCTGCAACGCGCCGTGCTGGGCGCGCTCGGCGCCAGCGGCTACACCGCGCACCACCAGTACGAGACCGTCCCCGCGCTCGCCCTGACGCTTACCTCGCCAGAGGCCCTCGCGGCCCTCGCGGCGCACCCGTCCGTGTTGCGGATCGACCTCGACGTAGGCGGCTCGGGCGGCCTCGCCGAAAGCGTCGCGCGGATCCGCGCCAACGAGCGCCACGCCGAGGGCAACGCCGGGAGTGGCGTCACCGTCGCCGTTCTCGACAGCGGCATCGACACCGACCACCCCGACTTCGCCGGGCGCGTCGTCGACGAGGCGTGCTTTCTTGGCTACGGCGCCTCTGACGGCTCGGGGCAGTGCCCGGACGGCCGCTCCCGGCAACGGGGCGCCGGCTCGGGCGAGGACGACAACGGGCACGGCACGCACGTGGCGGGCATCGTGGCCTCTGGCGGGGCCGTCTCCGCCCCCGGCGTGGCCCCCGGCGCGGATCTCGTGATCGTGAAAGTGCTCAACGGCGACAACGGCTTCCGCTTTTTCTCCGAGATCGTGGCCGGGCTGGACTACGTCAGCGCGAACCCGCAGCTCGGCGTCCGGCTGATCAACATGAGCCTGCTCACCGACGCGCAGTTCGCCGGCGAGTGCGACAACGCCACCTCGTACACGATGGCGGGCGCGTCGGTCGTCAACCGGCTCCGCGAGCGCGGCGTGCTCGCCTTCGCGAGCGCGGGCAACAACGGCTCCGGGACCACGATGGGCGCCCCGGCTTGCATCCGCAACGTGATTTCGGTCGGCGCGACGGACGACCAGGACAACGTGACCGGCTTCTCGCAGAGCAATGCCACCACGGACGTGTTCGCCCCCGGCGATGCCATCGTCTCCTCCTACCTCAACGGGGGCACGACCGCGATCTCGGGCACGAGCATGGCGAGCCCGCACGCCGCCGGGTGCGCCGCGCTCCTCCTCGAATCCGGCGACGCCGTGACGCCCGACGACATCGAGGCCTTTCTCGAGAGCTCGCGCGTCCGCGTGACCGACGGCACGAACGGCCTCTCGTTTCCGCGGCTGGACTGCGCGCCCGCCGGACTCGTCGCCTCGCTGAGCGGCGCGGCCGGCTACCGTTCCCTCGCGCTCCCCACCGGGAGCACCTACGACGAGCTTCTCGGCCGCTTCTGGACCCAGGGCTTCCCCGGCTCGGACGCGCCAGAGGCCGCGTGCTCGGCCTACACCTTTGGCGAGGCCTCGGGCGCCGTCGCCAGCGGCTATGCCTGCCTGCCCGGCCAGAACGCCGCCTTCACCAGAGGCCGCGGCGTGGTGGCGTACATCTACGCCGATGACGACCAGAACGCCTCTGGCGTCCAGGGCGGCTTCCCCAAGCTGCTCTCCGTGTCCGAGCCCGGCGCGGGTGCCCCGTTTTCTGCGTTCCCGCTGAGCTACGGCGGCCAAGCCGGCGCGCCGGCGCACGAGCGCGGCTGGAATCTGCTCGGCAACCCGCTCGGCGAGGCCGTGGACTGGAACCGGACCGTCCGCACCGGCCTCAGCCCGACGGTTTACGTGCTGGACCCCAACTACCACGGCGGCGACTGGCGGACGTGGACGGCGGGCGTCGGCGGCGACCTACCTGGTGGCATCCTGCCGCCCTTCCAGGGCTTTTTTGCGAGGGCCGTCGCGCCCGCTCCTGCGCTGGAGGTGCCTCTGGCGGCGGTGGTGACCGGCCCGAGGGTGTACGGCGCCACGGCCTCTGGCGAGCCGCTGCCGCTTCGCTTCGAGGTCCGGCGGGGCAGCGAGGCGCTCACCTCGGCGTTTGTGGCCGTCGCGCCAGAGGCCGCGCTGGGACTGGACGCCGCCGACGCGCCGCGGCTGAGGCCGCTGGCGTGGCCCCAGGTCGTGCTCTCCACGCGCGCCCCTGGAGGGGCGCTCCCGCTCTCGCTCAACGCGCTCCCGCCAGAGGCGCAGGGCGAGATCGAGCTCCCGCTGGAGGTGGCTGCCAAGGGCTTCGCGCGCGTCGACCTCGCGCTCACGCTCGCGTGGAGCGGTGCGCTGCCCGAAGGCTGGGGCGCGGTCCTCGTCGACCGGCAGGCCAGCACGACGACGCCACTCGGCTCTCCCGGCACCTACGCGTTCACGCTTCCGCCCGTAGAGCTCGCCCTCAAGCGCGCCGAGGCGGCCCTCGGCCTCGACGGCGGCTTGCAGCGCGAGGAAACGCCCGCCACCGAGCCCGCCACGACCACGGGCGCCCGCTTCGTGCTCCGCGTCACGCCGGCGCCGTCCACCGGGACGCCGCAGCCTGCGGGCGCCTCTGGCGCAGAGATCGGGCTCACGCGGCCCAACCCTGCCTCGCAGCGCTCCGCCGTACGGATCTCGCTGGCGTACCCGGAACGCGTGCGCGTGAGCGTTTTCGACGCGCTCGGCCGCGAGGTGGTCGTCGCGCACGACGGCGAGCTGGCGCCAGAGGCCAC